One genomic region from Erythrobacter mangrovi encodes:
- the rpmH gene encoding 50S ribosomal protein L34 — translation MKRTFQPSNLVRARRHGFFARKATPGGRKVLRARRARGRKNLCA, via the coding sequence ATGAAGCGGACTTTCCAGCCCTCGAACCTCGTGCGCGCCCGTCGCCACGGTTTCTTCGCGCGCAAGGCGACCCCAGGTGGCCGCAAGGTGCTTCGCGCTCGTCGCGCCCGCGGTCGCAAGAACCTCTGCGCGTGA
- the rnpA gene encoding ribonuclease P protein component, producing MKRDLQVIRKRSDFLAANRGLRIARPGFVLLARPNDGHGKRYGITVTKKIGNAVVRNRMKRRFRELLWDALPDQGMPDHDHILIGREGGVERDFALLRDELAAALARAAEGKGDRSRPPRKPRSPRA from the coding sequence ATGAAGCGCGACCTCCAGGTGATCCGCAAGCGGAGCGATTTCCTCGCCGCGAATCGCGGGTTGAGGATCGCACGCCCGGGCTTCGTCCTACTCGCCCGCCCCAATGACGGGCACGGCAAGCGCTATGGCATCACGGTCACCAAGAAGATCGGCAACGCCGTGGTCCGCAACCGGATGAAGCGCCGCTTTCGCGAACTGCTGTGGGACGCCCTGCCCGATCAAGGGATGCCCGATCACGATCACATATTGATCGGCCGCGAGGGCGGAGTGGAACGCGATTTCGCCCTTTTGCGCGACGAACTGGCCGCCGCGCTGGCCCGCGCTGCCGAGGGCAAGGGCGACCGGTCACGCCCACCACGCAAACCCCGGAGCCCGCGCGCATGA
- the yihA gene encoding ribosome biogenesis GTP-binding protein YihA/YsxC, with amino-acid sequence MTEEELLTLEQRANKLFSGRVEFLLSAPQLKFLPEPDVPEIAFCGRSNVGKSTLLNALTGRKAIARASVTPGRTQELNFFEVGEPTLFRLVDMPGYGFAKAPVKVVEKWKQLVRTYLRGRPVLARTLVLVDARHGPKEVDREMMKMLDEAAVGYRVVLTKADKIKASELEKVVAETQTEARKHIAAYPDIHVTSAEKGMGIGALRAAVLADAGV; translated from the coding sequence ATGACCGAAGAGGAGCTCCTTACGCTCGAGCAGAGGGCGAACAAGCTGTTCTCGGGCCGGGTGGAATTCCTCCTTTCGGCGCCCCAGCTCAAGTTCCTGCCCGAACCCGACGTGCCCGAGATCGCTTTCTGCGGTCGCTCGAATGTCGGCAAGAGCACGCTCCTGAACGCGCTCACCGGGCGCAAGGCGATCGCCCGCGCCTCGGTCACGCCAGGGCGCACGCAGGAACTGAACTTCTTCGAGGTGGGCGAGCCGACGCTGTTCCGCCTGGTCGATATGCCCGGCTATGGTTTTGCCAAGGCACCGGTGAAGGTCGTCGAGAAGTGGAAGCAGCTCGTGCGCACCTATCTGCGCGGCCGCCCGGTGCTGGCCCGCACGCTGGTGCTGGTCGATGCGCGCCATGGCCCCAAGGAGGTCGACCGCGAGATGATGAAAATGCTCGACGAGGCGGCGGTCGGCTATCGCGTGGTCCTGACCAAGGCCGACAAGATCAAGGCGAGCGAGCTCGAGAAGGTCGTGGCCGAAACCCAGACCGAGGCGAGGAAGCATATTGCCGCCTATCCGGACATCCACGTGACCAGCGCGGAAAAGGGCATGGGCATAGGCGCGCTTCGCGCAGCGGTGCTGGCCGACGCGGGGGTTTGA
- a CDS encoding alpha/beta hydrolase, whose translation MLDSRRVALVGETDHGSPGAFRAMLRDFPGLEQLDMVECPGTRDDVANMKLGRMIRTAGMVTHVPSIGSVRSGAVELFLAGIERDIADGAEFAVHSWIDDYGREAADYAADAPENRKYIDYYREMGMSTEQARAFYDFTNSVPHRSALWLGARDMRRWVRPAFPAFGERRPVSRTIAPSRAVREEVKPAAQAAPKLAYADMTFS comes from the coding sequence GTGCTCGATTCGCGCCGGGTCGCGCTGGTGGGCGAAACCGACCACGGCTCGCCGGGCGCCTTTCGCGCCATGCTGCGCGATTTTCCCGGGCTCGAGCAACTCGACATGGTCGAATGCCCGGGCACGCGCGATGATGTGGCCAACATGAAGCTGGGGCGGATGATCCGCACGGCGGGGATGGTGACGCATGTCCCCTCGATCGGCTCGGTCCGTTCGGGCGCTGTTGAACTGTTTCTTGCCGGGATCGAACGCGACATCGCGGATGGCGCCGAGTTCGCGGTGCATAGCTGGATCGACGACTATGGCCGCGAAGCTGCCGACTACGCCGCCGACGCACCGGAGAATCGCAAGTACATCGACTATTATCGCGAGATGGGGATGAGCACCGAACAGGCACGAGCCTTCTACGATTTCACCAATTCGGTACCCCATCGCTCGGCCCTGTGGTTGGGCGCGCGCGATATGCGTCGCTGGGTGCGCCCGGCATTCCCTGCGTTCGGTGAACGCCGCCCCGTTTCGCGCACGATCGCTCCATCACGAGCGGTCCGCGAAGAGGTGAAGCCGGCTGCGCAAGCCGCCCCTAAACTGGCCTATGCCGACATGACTTTCTCTTGA
- the yidD gene encoding membrane protein insertion efficiency factor YidD, producing MKYIFIFIARAWQWGPSRILPPSCRYAPSCSQYAIEALGKYGAIKGGWLATKRIMRCHPWGGHGYDPVP from the coding sequence ATGAAATACATATTCATCTTCATCGCCCGTGCCTGGCAGTGGGGACCGAGCCGGATCCTGCCGCCATCCTGCCGCTATGCGCCCTCGTGCAGTCAGTATGCCATCGAGGCGCTTGGCAAATATGGTGCGATCAAGGGTGGATGGCTGGCGACTAAGCGTATAATGCGCTGCCACCCATGGGGCGGCCATGGCTACGACCCGGTGCCATAA
- the yidC gene encoding membrane protein insertase YidC, whose protein sequence is MQNQRNLILAIALSFLLLIGWDYAMQYFYPQPESATVESQQDPTRAAEAQAQKTQHSRTGGLVDPMAQALEKTELKAALASPERVQIDAPRVAGSINLRGGVVDDVVLKDHRETVDKDSGPVRIFSPNGTEAQYFAQFGWVGSNLKVPGPQTLWQADRTTLTPANPVTLRWDNGEGLTYSIRYSIDDDYMITAEQAVANTGPNPVVVQPFGLINRTSKTASQDLWAAHSGPMGVFGEIADYDIDYSTLDEDMKVTPEGRTDWAGFADIYWLSALVPQDDSAPETTFRAMGNEIYRVDMIYEPKTVEAGQRLANTSRLYAGAKESVTLDRYQDAGIEKFGFAIEWGWFRWFEKPMLWLLRQLFDAVGNFGIAIMLLTLIVRGIMFPIAQKGFASMAAMKAIQPKMKEIQEKYADDKPKQQQEIMELYKREKVNPLAGCLPMLLQIPVFFALYKVLILAIEMRHQKFLWISDLSAPDPANLAALLSLGGITVPTWLMFIFGLGVLGVLLGVTMWLTFRLNPTAMDPVQQQIFNIMPWVLMFAMAPFAAGLLLYWVTSNVLTLAQQKYLYSKHPQLTAAAQADKAKAAG, encoded by the coding sequence TTGCAGAACCAGCGTAACCTGATCCTGGCCATCGCGCTTTCCTTCCTGCTGCTCATCGGCTGGGACTATGCGATGCAATATTTCTACCCACAGCCGGAATCGGCCACGGTGGAGAGCCAGCAGGACCCCACTCGCGCCGCCGAGGCCCAGGCACAGAAGACCCAACATTCGCGTACCGGCGGGCTGGTGGACCCGATGGCGCAGGCGCTGGAGAAGACCGAGCTTAAGGCCGCGCTCGCCTCGCCTGAGCGGGTGCAGATCGACGCCCCGCGCGTCGCCGGCTCGATCAACCTGAGGGGCGGCGTGGTCGACGACGTGGTGCTCAAGGACCATCGCGAAACGGTCGACAAGGATAGCGGCCCGGTCCGCATCTTCTCGCCCAACGGTACCGAAGCCCAGTATTTCGCGCAGTTCGGCTGGGTCGGTTCGAACCTCAAGGTTCCCGGCCCGCAGACGCTGTGGCAGGCCGACCGCACGACCCTGACGCCGGCAAACCCGGTCACGCTGCGCTGGGATAATGGCGAAGGCCTGACCTATTCGATCCGCTACAGCATCGACGACGACTACATGATCACCGCCGAGCAGGCGGTGGCGAACACGGGCCCCAACCCTGTGGTGGTGCAGCCCTTTGGCCTTATCAACCGCACCAGCAAGACCGCGAGCCAGGACCTATGGGCCGCACATTCCGGACCGATGGGTGTGTTTGGCGAGATCGCTGATTACGACATCGACTACTCGACGCTTGACGAAGACATGAAGGTTACACCTGAGGGTCGCACAGACTGGGCTGGTTTCGCAGACATATACTGGCTCTCTGCCTTGGTGCCCCAGGATGACAGCGCACCTGAGACTACCTTCCGCGCGATGGGCAACGAGATCTACCGTGTCGACATGATCTATGAACCCAAGACGGTGGAGGCGGGCCAGCGCTTGGCCAACACCTCACGCCTCTATGCGGGGGCCAAGGAAAGCGTGACGCTCGACCGGTATCAGGATGCGGGGATCGAGAAGTTCGGATTCGCCATCGAATGGGGCTGGTTCCGCTGGTTCGAGAAGCCAATGCTGTGGCTGCTGCGCCAGCTGTTCGATGCGGTTGGCAATTTCGGTATCGCCATCATGCTGCTGACACTGATCGTGCGCGGGATCATGTTCCCGATCGCGCAAAAGGGCTTCGCCAGCATGGCCGCGATGAAAGCCATTCAGCCGAAGATGAAGGAAATCCAGGAGAAATACGCCGACGACAAGCCCAAGCAGCAGCAGGAGATCATGGAGCTCTACAAGCGCGAGAAGGTCAATCCGCTCGCCGGCTGCCTGCCCATGTTGCTGCAGATCCCGGTGTTCTTCGCACTCTACAAGGTGCTGATCCTGGCGATTGAGATGCGCCATCAGAAGTTCCTCTGGATCAGCGACCTTTCGGCCCCCGATCCGGCGAACCTTGCCGCGCTGCTCTCACTGGGCGGGATTACCGTGCCCACCTGGCTGATGTTCATCTTCGGCCTCGGCGTGCTTGGCGTGCTGCTTGGCGTGACGATGTGGCTGACCTTCAGGCTCAATCCCACCGCGATGGACCCGGTCCAGCAGCAGATCTTCAACATCATGCCCTGGGTGCTGATGTTCGCGATGGCACCCTTTGCCGCGGGCCTGCTGCTCTACTGGGTGACCTCCAACGTCCTGACGCTGGCGCAGCAGAAGTATCTCTACTCGAAGCACCCGCAACTGACGGCCGCGGCGCAGGCCGATAAGGCCAAGGCAGCGGGATGA
- a CDS encoding IS1595 family transposase: protein MAQHFLLSAKARTLSLAKVFRMGEDAAYGVFCDLRWPDTDGEPVCPKCGCTDAYHISTRRKFKCVACYHQYSVTSGTIFASRKLSYTDLLAAIVIFVNGAKGISALQMSRDLDVQYKTAFVLSHKLREAMAREDIGRTLSGEVELDGAYFGGHVRPANRKDNRRDRRLAINQTGKRQVVVVGRERGGQSLAIVAKSEARGGEMISASIHHMSTVHADEASHWDDLHAKFDTYRINHTVAYSDGIACTNQAESFFSRLRRMEVGTHHHIAGPYLQAYAHEASFREDNRRVSNGGQAAMVLEAAMASRQSRQWAGYWQR, encoded by the coding sequence ATGGCACAACACTTTCTTCTCTCCGCAAAGGCCCGCACTCTCTCGCTGGCGAAGGTATTTCGCATGGGCGAGGATGCCGCTTACGGTGTATTCTGTGACCTGCGTTGGCCGGACACGGACGGTGAGCCTGTGTGCCCCAAGTGCGGCTGCACGGACGCCTATCACATCTCGACCCGCCGCAAGTTCAAGTGCGTTGCCTGCTACCACCAGTACAGCGTCACCAGCGGTACGATCTTTGCCTCGCGCAAGCTGTCGTACACCGACCTGCTCGCTGCGATTGTCATCTTCGTGAATGGCGCAAAGGGTATCAGCGCCCTGCAAATGAGCCGTGATCTGGACGTGCAATACAAGACTGCCTTCGTCCTCTCGCACAAACTGCGCGAAGCGATGGCGCGCGAAGATATTGGCCGCACCCTTTCCGGCGAAGTCGAATTGGACGGTGCCTATTTTGGCGGTCACGTCCGCCCCGCAAATCGCAAGGACAATCGCCGTGACCGTCGCCTTGCAATCAATCAGACTGGCAAGCGCCAGGTGGTGGTCGTGGGCCGCGAACGCGGTGGTCAGTCGCTTGCCATCGTCGCCAAGAGCGAAGCGCGCGGCGGGGAAATGATTTCCGCGAGCATCCACCACATGTCGACCGTCCATGCCGACGAAGCTTCGCACTGGGATGACCTACACGCCAAGTTCGATACGTACCGCATCAACCACACGGTTGCGTACTCGGATGGCATTGCTTGCACCAATCAGGCGGAAAGCTTCTTCTCGCGCCTTCGCCGGATGGAAGTTGGTACGCACCACCATATCGCAGGTCCGTACCTGCAAGCCTATGCGCATGAGGCTTCGTTCCGCGAGGATAACCGCCGCGTCTCGAATGGCGGGCAGGCTGCGATGGTGTTGGAAGCCGCTATGGCATCGCGTCAGAGCCGCCAGTGGGCGGGGTACTGGCAGCGCTAA
- a CDS encoding DUF6471 domain-containing protein, translated as MPVKEKEWEDRVKGLLKAELKRKNVTYAELVGRLADIGVHDTEPNIRNKISRGKFTSVFLVQCLTAIGVTELRL; from the coding sequence ATGCCCGTCAAGGAAAAGGAATGGGAGGACCGCGTTAAGGGCCTCCTGAAAGCCGAGTTAAAGCGAAAGAACGTGACCTATGCCGAGCTGGTCGGGAGACTGGCGGACATTGGGGTTCACGATACCGAGCCGAACATTCGCAACAAGATCAGTCGCGGTAAGTTTACTTCGGTGTTTCTTGTTCAATGTCTGACGGCAATCGGGGTGACTGAGTTGCGCCTATGA
- a CDS encoding winged helix-turn-helix transcriptional regulator gives MGDIREPLRELTECGLPQALEVMGERWSFMILRASFNGLHHFEEFLSELGIARNILSNRLAKLVEHGILKRDPCPDDRRKIEYRLTDKGFDLLPAMVALRQWGQKYGAEVSENPVLVDERDRLPIGPTSILSHDGRILGPSDLYLVERKNLGVRADGTRAEPVGALQAGSVVAIDAARAARDAA, from the coding sequence ATGGGCGATATCCGCGAACCGCTGCGTGAACTTACCGAGTGTGGCTTGCCGCAAGCGCTTGAAGTCATGGGAGAACGCTGGTCTTTCATGATCCTGCGCGCCAGCTTTAACGGCCTGCATCACTTCGAGGAATTCCTCAGCGAGCTCGGGATCGCGCGCAATATCCTTTCGAATCGACTAGCAAAGCTTGTCGAGCACGGCATTCTTAAGCGCGATCCCTGCCCCGACGATCGGCGCAAGATCGAGTATCGCCTGACCGACAAGGGCTTCGACCTGCTGCCTGCGATGGTGGCCCTGCGCCAGTGGGGCCAGAAGTACGGCGCCGAGGTGAGCGAGAATCCCGTCCTTGTGGATGAACGCGACCGCCTTCCGATCGGCCCAACCTCGATTCTCAGCCACGATGGCCGCATCCTTGGTCCGTCCGATCTCTACCTGGTCGAACGCAAGAACCTTGGTGTTCGTGCCGACGGTACCCGCGCCGAACCGGTCGGGGCGCTGCAGGCCGGTTCGGTGGTTGCCATCGATGCCGCTCGCGCCGCGCGCGACGCCGCCTGA